From a region of the Sesamum indicum cultivar Zhongzhi No. 13 linkage group LG3, S_indicum_v1.0, whole genome shotgun sequence genome:
- the LOC105158200 gene encoding protein BASIC PENTACYSTEINE2-like yields the protein MDGNGSINFRNWGFLEPPTAALKNHLGLQLMSSMAEKPLFGCGIRDHHNTHPSSVMASTNGGPYHHHRVGGIPESHIPMDCWMTQNREKYPNFLSGNQDHGYYPLSYGVSPETSSSHSIQMPQQIILQKNEDVISPMDEVCEERDNGNGGGADGLVKKRGGGKVSKSPPKEKKPRTRVPRAVQNESTPSVHRARAPKKRAEVVINGMNMDISGIPIPVCSCTGNPQQCYRWGSGGWQSACCTTSLSMYPLPMNTKRRGARIAGRKMSIGAFKKVLEKLVSEGYNFSNPIDLRNYWAKHGTNKFVTIR from the coding sequence ATGGATGGAAATGGCAGTATAAATTTCAGGAATTGGGGGTTTCTTGAACCGCCAACTGCTGCTCTTAAGAACCATTTGGGCTTGCAGCTGATGTCTTCCATGGCTGAAAAGCCCCTTTTTGGTTGTGGAATTCGTGACCACCACAACACCCACCCGTCATCGGTCATGGCCTCTACTAACGGAGGGCCGTATCATCACCATCGTGTTGGTGGCATTCCCGAGTCCCACATCCCCATGGACTGTTGGATGACCCAAAACAGGGAAAAATACCCAAATTTCTTATCTGGAAATCAAGATCATGGTTATTATCCTCTGAGTTATGGGGTTTCACCAGAGACGTCCTCCAGTCACTCCATCCAAATGCCCCAGCAAATTATTTtgcagaaaaatgaagatgTGATCTCTCCAATGGATGAGGTTTGTGAGGAAAGAGATAACGGTAATGGAGGTGGTGCTGATGGGCTTGTTAAGAAGAGAGGTGGGGGTAAAGTCTCAAAGTCACCCCCAAAAGAGAAGAAACCAAGGACTCGAGTGCCTAGGGCTGTACAGAATGAGTCCACCCCTTCTGTCCATCGTGCACGTGCTCCCAAGAAACGCGCTGAAGTTGTGATTAATGGGATGAACATGGATATTTCAGGAATCCCTATACCAGTTTGCTCGTGCACCGGAAATCCACAGCAGTGTTATAGGTGGGGATCCGGTGGTTGGCAATCTGCTTGCTGTACGACTAGCTTGTCGATGTATCCCTTGCCTATGAACACAAAGAGACGTGGAGCAAGGATCGCTGGACGAAAGATGAGCATTGGAGCCTTTAAGAAGGTGTTGGAGAAACTTGTCTCGGAAGGGTATAATTTCTCTAATCCAATTGATCTGAGGAATTACTGGGCCAAACATGGAACTAATAAGTTTGTGACAATCCGATGA